One Paenisporosarcina sp. FSL H8-0542 genomic region harbors:
- a CDS encoding exodeoxyribonuclease VII small subunit: MTKTNVSFDQAIQQLEEIVRQLEQGDVPLEDAISLYKKGMEMSTVCHEKLHNAEKQLISIMDDSGEKVPFEAIEKEDASQ, translated from the coding sequence ATGACAAAAACCAACGTATCTTTTGACCAAGCAATTCAACAATTAGAGGAAATTGTACGTCAGCTGGAGCAAGGCGATGTTCCTCTTGAGGATGCTATTTCACTTTATAAAAAGGGAATGGAAATGTCGACGGTATGCCACGAGAAATTGCACAATGCAGAAAAACAATTGATTTCAATCATGGATGACAGCGGTGAAAAAGTGCCATTTGAAGCCATCGAAAAAGAGGATGCATCACAATGA
- the folD gene encoding bifunctional methylenetetrahydrofolate dehydrogenase/methenyltetrahydrofolate cyclohydrolase FolD — protein sequence MSSALINGKEIGQAIRNDLSERIIHLKNQGITPGLAVILVGDNAASKTYVSNKQKTCEALGMNSRLLSFESDLTESELVHTIQSLNEDPTIHGILVQLPLPKHIGESAVLAAISPTKDVDGFHPISVGKMMLGQETFLPCTPYGVMKLLEYSGIDLAGKHAVVIGRSHIVGKPMGQLLLQKDATVTYAHSKTPNLQEITLQADILVVAVGKTKFITSEYVKNGAVVIDVGMNRDENNRLCGDVDFEAVKEKASYITPVPGGVGPMTITMLMANTVQSAENELRQDK from the coding sequence ATGTCGAGTGCATTAATTAATGGAAAAGAAATTGGACAAGCGATACGCAATGATTTATCTGAACGTATCATTCACTTAAAAAATCAAGGCATTACTCCAGGCTTAGCGGTTATTTTAGTCGGTGACAACGCAGCTTCGAAAACCTATGTTTCCAATAAACAAAAAACGTGTGAAGCACTTGGTATGAATTCACGTTTACTTTCTTTTGAGTCAGATTTAACTGAAAGTGAACTCGTGCATACGATTCAATCACTGAATGAAGACCCAACCATTCATGGCATATTAGTTCAGTTACCATTACCGAAGCACATTGGAGAATCTGCCGTATTGGCAGCCATTTCCCCAACTAAGGATGTAGATGGTTTCCATCCAATCAGTGTTGGAAAAATGATGCTCGGACAGGAGACTTTCCTTCCATGCACGCCATACGGGGTCATGAAACTTCTGGAATACTCTGGAATTGATCTTGCAGGCAAACACGCTGTTGTCATAGGACGTAGCCATATTGTAGGAAAACCAATGGGCCAATTACTTTTACAAAAAGATGCAACCGTGACATATGCGCATTCTAAGACGCCGAACCTACAAGAAATTACCTTGCAGGCTGATATTCTCGTGGTGGCAGTTGGTAAAACGAAATTCATTACGAGTGAATACGTCAAAAACGGAGCGGTCGTCATCGATGTAGGTATGAATCGTGATGAAAACAATCGCCTGTGTGGAGATGTGGATTTTGAAGCAGTAAAAGAAAAAGCTTCATACATAACACCTGTTCCAGGCGGAGTGGGACCCATGACAATCACCATGTTAATGGCCAACACCGTACAATCTGCAGAAAATGAGTTGCGTCAAGACAAATGA
- the nusB gene encoding transcription antitermination factor NusB, giving the protein MKRREAREKALQTLFQLENTELTIEDAMSHVLDGDNDPFYEKLVRGTTEQLTQIDESLKTKLENWSLDRLPKIERTVLRLAVYELLFMQDAPSKVVMNEAIELCKTFGDEKSSKFVNGVLSKYTVETSN; this is encoded by the coding sequence ATGAAACGTAGAGAAGCCCGTGAAAAAGCGTTGCAAACTTTGTTTCAGTTAGAAAACACCGAGTTAACAATAGAAGATGCAATGAGCCACGTTTTAGATGGCGACAATGATCCTTTCTATGAAAAGCTTGTACGTGGAACGACTGAACAACTAACGCAAATAGATGAATCACTTAAAACAAAGTTAGAAAATTGGTCTTTGGATCGTTTACCTAAGATCGAACGCACGGTATTGCGCTTGGCAGTTTATGAATTGTTATTTATGCAGGATGCACCTTCAAAAGTAGTCATGAATGAAGCGATTGAATTATGTAAAACGTTTGGTGATGAGAAATCAAGCAAGTTTGTGAACGGAGTTCTATCTAAATATACGGTCGAGACTTCTAACTGA
- a CDS encoding ABC transporter ATP-binding protein: MIKLLKYLSVYKWLVIAVIGLVFIQSMADLFLPTLMADIIDKGVVTGDTPYIWKIGGFMLLVSSLGATASVIASYYSSKAAMGLGRDIRRKVFNHVGKFSLQEFDEVGTASLITRTTNDITQVQQVVIMMLRMVVSAPIMLIGGVIMAVSKDAKLSLVIVATMPVLIGSVLLILKKGVPLFQTVQERLDRLNLVLRENLTGIRVIRAFNRETEEKVRMKQANKELTDVSIKVNKVMAFLMPVMMLVMNLTVVGIIWFGGIRIDNGAMQIGDLMAFIQYVMQIMFALVMASMMFVMIPRAAVSAKRINEVLEMKPSFLDEGTEKADRERGTLEFEHVTFSYPGAEEPALSDISFTAKPGEITAIIGGTGSGKSTLVNLIPRFYDISSGSIRVNGVDIRKASQDEIRSKIGFVPQKAILFTGTIADNIRFGKQDASQDEMEHAATIAQADDFIGKMKEGYAAEIEQGGSNLSGGQKQRLSIARALIRKPDLYIFDDSFSALDFKTDAKLRAALKDETKNATVLLVAQRVSTVVDANRIIVLDEGRIVGLGTHQELLATNDVYREIALSQLSEEEIA; this comes from the coding sequence TTGATAAAATTACTGAAATATTTATCCGTTTATAAGTGGCTTGTAATCGCGGTTATCGGACTCGTATTCATTCAATCGATGGCTGACCTCTTTTTACCAACACTGATGGCGGACATCATTGATAAAGGTGTTGTTACGGGAGACACCCCTTATATTTGGAAAATTGGAGGATTCATGCTGTTGGTTTCATCACTTGGAGCCACTGCATCAGTCATTGCAAGCTATTATTCTTCCAAAGCGGCTATGGGACTCGGACGTGACATTCGCAGAAAAGTCTTCAATCATGTCGGGAAGTTTTCATTGCAGGAATTTGACGAGGTGGGAACCGCTTCACTGATCACGAGAACAACAAATGACATCACGCAAGTCCAGCAAGTCGTCATCATGATGCTCAGAATGGTTGTCAGTGCACCGATCATGTTAATAGGCGGGGTCATCATGGCCGTATCGAAAGATGCCAAATTATCATTGGTGATTGTTGCCACCATGCCTGTATTGATTGGTTCCGTCCTGCTGATTCTGAAAAAAGGGGTACCTCTTTTTCAAACGGTGCAAGAACGTCTGGATCGCTTGAATCTGGTCTTACGCGAGAACCTCACGGGGATTCGCGTCATTCGCGCGTTCAATCGGGAAACCGAAGAGAAAGTGCGCATGAAGCAAGCAAATAAAGAGTTGACGGATGTTTCGATTAAAGTAAATAAAGTCATGGCGTTTTTGATGCCTGTAATGATGCTTGTCATGAACTTAACAGTCGTCGGCATCATTTGGTTCGGTGGGATTCGGATCGATAATGGAGCAATGCAAATCGGTGACTTGATGGCGTTTATCCAATACGTCATGCAAATCATGTTTGCTCTTGTCATGGCATCCATGATGTTCGTCATGATTCCACGTGCTGCTGTGTCTGCGAAACGAATTAACGAAGTACTGGAAATGAAACCGTCTTTCTTGGATGAAGGAACGGAAAAGGCAGATCGTGAAAGAGGGACGCTTGAATTTGAGCATGTGACATTCAGCTATCCAGGAGCGGAAGAACCTGCCTTATCCGACATCAGCTTTACGGCCAAACCTGGTGAAATTACCGCCATCATTGGCGGGACAGGATCTGGAAAATCAACTCTCGTCAATTTGATTCCACGGTTTTATGACATATCAAGTGGAAGCATTCGCGTAAACGGTGTTGATATCCGCAAGGCGTCACAAGATGAAATCCGTTCGAAAATCGGTTTCGTTCCACAAAAAGCTATACTTTTCACGGGAACGATTGCCGATAACATTCGCTTTGGAAAACAGGATGCCTCGCAGGATGAAATGGAGCACGCGGCTACTATTGCACAAGCAGATGATTTCATTGGCAAGATGAAAGAAGGCTATGCTGCAGAAATCGAACAAGGTGGCTCGAACTTGTCCGGCGGGCAAAAGCAACGGCTGTCGATAGCTAGAGCGCTCATTCGAAAACCGGATCTTTATATATTCGATGACAGCTTTTCCGCACTTGATTTCAAGACAGATGCCAAACTCCGGGCAGCCTTGAAAGATGAAACGAAAAATGCGACGGTGTTACTGGTTGCACAACGTGTCAGCACAGTGGTCGACGCGAATCGGATCATCGTGTTGGACGAAGGACGAATAGTCGGTTTGGGGACTCACCAAGAGTTGCTTGCAACAAATGATGTATACCGTGAAATCGCCCTATCACAGCTTTCAGAGGAGGAAATCGCATGA
- the xseA gene encoding exodeoxyribonuclease VII large subunit, with amino-acid sequence MTASTYLTVKALTKYIKRKFDADPHLRNVYVKGELSNVKIHTSGHIYFTIKDDQTRMPAVMFAAQARSLKFKPESGMNVLLQGDVNVYEGSGQYQLYAQLMQPDGIGELFVAFEQLKEKLAKEGLFHPSRKKQIPKYPQKIGVITASTGAAIRDIVTTLSRRYPLAEVIIFPALVQGAGAAPSIVKALKRAHSYPDLDVCIVGRGGGSIEDLWAFNEEIVAREIANSTIPIISAVGHETDTTIADYVSDLRAPTPTAAAELAVPNQLDLLERVSNRKSQMVSIVTAILSQERKRLTRVMSAYPLAYPERLYRPFVERLTRANEQMERNGRTIFQQKQQHLAQQTMRLSLQSPQRMVLLHQKNVQASQQRLHMAAQKNVQTKARSFSNMIQLLEALNPLKIMDRGYSLTYQNDQVVKSIEDINPDQPLHIKLQDGVIIASIDSINKQSKGESS; translated from the coding sequence GTGACTGCATCGACATATTTAACAGTGAAAGCACTGACCAAATACATAAAAAGAAAATTTGATGCGGATCCTCATTTGCGCAATGTTTATGTCAAAGGGGAACTATCCAATGTCAAAATACATACAAGCGGACACATTTACTTCACGATTAAAGACGATCAAACAAGAATGCCTGCTGTTATGTTTGCGGCACAAGCAAGAAGTTTGAAATTTAAACCGGAGAGCGGAATGAATGTTCTTTTGCAAGGTGATGTGAATGTTTATGAAGGCTCAGGCCAATATCAGTTGTATGCACAATTGATGCAGCCTGATGGTATTGGAGAACTATTTGTAGCCTTTGAACAGCTGAAAGAAAAATTGGCGAAAGAAGGACTTTTCCATCCTTCTAGAAAGAAACAGATTCCAAAATACCCTCAAAAGATTGGTGTTATTACAGCTTCAACAGGTGCAGCCATTCGGGATATTGTCACGACTTTGAGCCGCCGTTATCCTTTGGCAGAAGTTATCATTTTTCCAGCTCTGGTTCAAGGGGCTGGTGCAGCGCCAAGTATCGTAAAAGCATTAAAACGTGCTCATAGCTATCCGGATCTTGATGTTTGTATTGTTGGACGCGGGGGCGGGTCGATTGAAGACTTATGGGCTTTCAACGAAGAAATCGTTGCGCGGGAAATTGCGAATAGTACCATTCCTATTATTAGTGCTGTCGGACATGAAACGGATACGACAATCGCTGACTATGTCTCAGATCTTCGCGCACCAACGCCAACTGCAGCAGCAGAGCTTGCCGTACCAAATCAACTGGATTTGCTTGAACGTGTATCCAATAGAAAATCGCAAATGGTATCGATCGTTACGGCTATTTTATCACAGGAGCGAAAAAGGTTGACGCGGGTGATGTCTGCATATCCACTGGCCTATCCTGAAAGATTATACCGACCGTTTGTTGAAAGACTGACCCGAGCGAATGAACAGATGGAGAGAAACGGACGTACGATTTTCCAACAAAAACAACAACACCTTGCACAGCAAACCATGCGTCTGTCATTGCAAAGTCCACAAAGAATGGTTTTGCTACATCAAAAAAATGTACAGGCTTCTCAACAACGTTTGCATATGGCAGCTCAAAAAAATGTACAAACGAAAGCTCGTTCTTTCAGTAATATGATTCAGTTACTGGAAGCATTGAACCCGCTGAAAATCATGGATCGGGGCTACAGTCTGACCTATCAAAATGATCAAGTTGTCAAATCAATTGAAGATATCAATCCAGATCAACCACTTCATATCAAATTACAAGATGGAGTCATAATCGCATCTATAGACTCTATAAACAAACAGTCTAAAGGAGAATCATCATGA
- the dxs gene encoding 1-deoxy-D-xylulose-5-phosphate synthase codes for MDLNTITSPSFIKELSQDELLTLSEDIRSFLIEKLSVTGGHIGPNLGVVELTVSLHRIFNSPDDKFIWDVGHQAYVHKILTGRANQFDTLRQYKGLCGFPKRNESEHDVWETGHSSTSLSAAMGMAAARDIKKDKNHIIPIIGDGALTGGMALEALNHIGHEKTNMIVILNDNEMSIAPNVGALHTVLGKLRTAGKYKKAKDELEYLLKKIPAVGGKLAATAERVKDSLKYLLVSGVFFEELGFTYLGPIDGHNYEDLQENLLYAKKMKGPVLVHVITKKGKGYRPAEEDKIGTWHGTGPYKMETGAFVKSSTKAPSWSGLVAETVRKLAREDERIVAITPAMPVGSKLEGFASEFPERMYDVGIAEQHAATMAAGLATQDMKPFLAIYSTFLQRAYDQVLHDICRQNLNVFIGIDRSGLVGADGETHQGVFDISFLRHLPNMVIMMPKDENEGQHMVKTAIDYNDGPIALRYPRGNGLGVPMDAELHSIPIGSWEVLRKGSDAAILTFGTTIPMAMEAAERLALEGIQAEVINARFIKPLDEGMLHKLVERNLPIFTVEEAILQGGFGSSILEFMQDHEYTGVSVSRMGIPDQFIEHGNVDELLNEIHLNSAELITRIQNKMNKIGKAGTHVL; via the coding sequence GTGGATTTAAATACAATTACAAGTCCATCCTTTATTAAAGAATTATCTCAAGATGAACTATTGACTTTAAGTGAAGATATTCGTTCGTTTTTAATTGAAAAATTATCGGTCACTGGTGGACATATTGGTCCTAACTTGGGTGTGGTCGAACTGACTGTATCTCTTCACCGTATTTTTAATAGTCCAGATGATAAATTTATATGGGATGTAGGACATCAAGCGTATGTCCATAAAATTTTGACTGGTCGTGCAAATCAATTTGATACATTACGTCAATATAAAGGGTTGTGCGGTTTTCCAAAGCGCAATGAAAGTGAACATGATGTTTGGGAAACAGGTCACAGCTCAACTTCGTTGTCTGCTGCGATGGGTATGGCAGCTGCACGTGATATTAAAAAAGATAAAAACCATATCATTCCCATTATCGGGGATGGAGCTCTTACAGGTGGAATGGCTTTAGAAGCACTGAATCACATTGGACATGAAAAGACCAATATGATTGTTATTTTGAATGATAATGAAATGTCAATCGCGCCTAACGTTGGCGCACTCCATACAGTATTAGGAAAACTTCGCACAGCCGGTAAATATAAAAAGGCTAAAGACGAACTGGAATATTTGTTGAAAAAAATCCCGGCAGTCGGTGGAAAACTGGCAGCTACGGCGGAACGGGTTAAAGACAGTTTAAAATATTTACTAGTTTCAGGTGTGTTTTTCGAAGAACTTGGATTTACGTATTTAGGTCCTATTGACGGACATAATTACGAAGATTTGCAAGAGAATTTGTTATACGCGAAAAAAATGAAGGGACCAGTATTGGTTCATGTCATCACGAAAAAAGGCAAAGGGTACCGCCCGGCAGAAGAAGATAAAATTGGTACTTGGCATGGGACAGGTCCTTATAAAATGGAGACCGGTGCATTCGTAAAGTCTTCGACTAAAGCACCTTCATGGAGTGGATTGGTCGCTGAAACCGTGCGTAAACTTGCACGTGAAGATGAGCGGATTGTAGCTATAACACCTGCTATGCCAGTTGGTTCGAAATTAGAAGGCTTTGCGTCTGAATTCCCTGAACGCATGTATGACGTCGGCATTGCTGAACAACATGCAGCCACTATGGCGGCTGGCCTTGCCACACAAGACATGAAACCGTTTTTAGCCATCTACTCAACTTTCCTGCAACGCGCATATGACCAAGTTTTACATGATATTTGTCGTCAAAATTTAAATGTCTTCATCGGAATTGACCGTTCAGGGCTTGTTGGCGCTGACGGGGAAACCCATCAAGGCGTATTCGATATTTCATTCCTACGTCATTTGCCAAATATGGTGATCATGATGCCTAAAGATGAAAATGAAGGCCAGCATATGGTGAAAACCGCCATCGATTATAATGATGGTCCAATTGCATTGCGCTACCCTAGAGGGAATGGGCTCGGTGTTCCGATGGATGCAGAATTACATTCCATACCGATTGGTTCATGGGAAGTTTTAAGAAAAGGTTCGGATGCGGCAATTTTAACATTCGGTACCACAATCCCAATGGCTATGGAAGCGGCAGAACGCTTGGCACTTGAAGGTATCCAAGCAGAAGTAATCAATGCAAGGTTCATTAAACCACTTGATGAGGGTATGCTGCATAAATTAGTGGAACGTAATCTTCCAATATTTACTGTGGAAGAAGCGATTTTACAAGGCGGATTTGGAAGCAGCATATTGGAATTTATGCAAGACCATGAGTATACGGGCGTTTCCGTTAGTCGAATGGGCATTCCAGACCAATTTATTGAACACGGAAACGTTGATGAACTGTTAAATGAAATACATTTAAATTCGGCTGAATTAATCACCCGGATACAAAATAAAATGAATAAGATCGGTAAGGCTGGTACTCACGTATTATGA
- a CDS encoding ABC transporter ATP-binding protein, with protein MTNQKKPQSGGPGHGPGGGNMMMMGGQKAKDFKGTLRRLLTYLKPRRNKLVAVFFAAILSTIFMIVGPKIMGTAITELFEGAYGKFQGIPGAAINFDKIGQILLVLVGLYVLSSLFNYVQQYIMSSVAQETVYDLREDVNHKLEKLPLKYFDGRSNGETLSRMTNDIDTIGSTLQQSLTQFITSIVTILGIIIMMLSISPLLTLISIVSLPLSIFVIKPILKKSQKHFADQQRTLGQLNGHIEEMYTGHQVVKAFGYEKKSVAQFDKVNEELYEAGSKAQFISGIIMPMMFFIGNLSYVLISVVGGILVTQRAISIGDIQAFITYSKQFTQPITQTANIANIIQSTVAAAERVFELLEEAEEMKEVTTDSLKRANGAVTFESVDFGYEDDLLIQDMNIDVLPGQTVAIVGPTGAGKTTMINLLMRFYELNGGKIKIDGLDTRNMSRNDLRKSFGMVLQDTWLFNGTIKDNIAYGKSGSTDEEIFEAARTAHADHFIRTLPDGYDTVLNEEASNISQGQKQLLTIARAVLADPPIMILDEATSSVDTRTEIFIQKAMNRLMEDRTSFVIAHRLSTIKDADLILVMDQGKVIEQGDHVELLERNGFYADLYNSQFSEKLAI; from the coding sequence ATGACCAATCAAAAAAAACCTCAAAGTGGTGGGCCGGGGCACGGTCCTGGTGGCGGTAACATGATGATGATGGGCGGGCAAAAAGCAAAAGATTTCAAAGGGACACTGAGACGTCTTTTGACTTATTTGAAGCCGCGTCGAAACAAATTGGTTGCCGTTTTCTTTGCAGCAATCTTGAGTACCATATTTATGATCGTTGGACCAAAAATAATGGGGACGGCAATCACGGAACTATTTGAGGGTGCATACGGGAAATTCCAAGGGATACCTGGTGCAGCCATCAATTTCGATAAAATTGGGCAGATTCTTCTGGTCCTTGTTGGGCTCTATGTTTTAAGTAGCCTTTTCAACTATGTGCAACAGTATATTATGTCGAGTGTTGCACAGGAAACGGTTTACGATCTAAGGGAAGACGTCAATCATAAGCTTGAAAAACTGCCGCTCAAATATTTTGATGGGCGATCAAACGGCGAAACGCTCAGCCGTATGACAAATGATATCGATACAATAGGGAGCACGTTGCAACAAAGTCTAACTCAATTCATTACCTCGATCGTGACAATATTAGGGATTATCATCATGATGCTTTCGATCAGTCCATTATTGACGCTGATATCAATTGTCAGTTTACCGCTGTCTATATTTGTGATAAAACCGATCCTGAAAAAATCCCAAAAACACTTTGCCGATCAGCAGCGTACACTTGGCCAGCTGAATGGGCACATCGAAGAAATGTATACTGGTCACCAAGTGGTTAAAGCGTTCGGGTATGAGAAAAAGTCCGTTGCTCAGTTTGATAAGGTCAATGAAGAATTGTATGAAGCGGGAAGCAAAGCTCAATTCATTTCTGGTATCATCATGCCGATGATGTTCTTCATTGGGAATTTAAGTTATGTCCTAATCAGTGTTGTGGGAGGAATTTTGGTAACGCAGCGTGCCATCTCAATAGGTGACATACAAGCTTTCATCACTTATTCAAAACAGTTCACACAACCAATCACACAAACAGCCAACATCGCGAACATCATTCAGTCCACGGTTGCAGCTGCAGAGCGGGTATTTGAACTGCTCGAAGAAGCAGAAGAGATGAAAGAAGTGACGACCGACAGTCTGAAGCGTGCCAATGGCGCTGTGACATTCGAAAGTGTGGATTTTGGGTATGAAGATGATTTGTTGATCCAAGACATGAACATCGATGTGTTGCCTGGTCAGACCGTTGCAATCGTTGGGCCTACCGGGGCAGGAAAAACGACGATGATCAATCTATTGATGAGATTTTATGAACTCAATGGCGGAAAGATCAAAATCGATGGTCTTGATACACGGAACATGTCCCGAAACGATCTCCGCAAGAGTTTTGGAATGGTTCTTCAGGATACGTGGCTCTTCAATGGAACGATCAAGGACAATATCGCGTATGGAAAAAGTGGTTCAACAGATGAAGAAATCTTCGAGGCTGCCCGTACGGCCCATGCTGACCATTTCATCCGTACACTACCGGATGGTTATGATACCGTGTTGAACGAAGAAGCTTCGAATATATCACAAGGGCAAAAACAACTTCTGACAATCGCAAGAGCGGTCCTGGCGGATCCACCTATCATGATACTGGATGAAGCTACTTCCAGTGTGGACACACGTACGGAAATCTTCATCCAAAAGGCGATGAACCGTTTGATGGAAGACCGTACCAGCTTTGTTATTGCCCATCGTCTGTCAACGATTAAGGATGCGGATTTGATTTTGGTGATGGACCAAGGGAAAGTGATTGAACAAGGGGATCATGTTGAATTATTGGAGAGAAATGGTTTCTATGCAGATCTTTACAATAGCCAATTCTCAGAAAAATTAGCGATTTAA
- a CDS encoding polyprenyl synthetase family protein encodes MTCLQNFTELNIPEIDRQLTEQVQSINAPEILKEAMNYSLAAGGKRVRPLFLLAVLDFLQVKHSEASTVGAAIEMVHTYSLIHDDLPSMDNDDYRRGKLTNHKVYGDALAILAGDGLLTYSFGVLSRLKTVPAEDKLELIQLMSEAAGAEGMVGGQVLDIESERKIISVEELETIHINKTGALLSFSILAGAILASADASTRKALQDFGFHIGLAFQIQDDILDIEGTTESLGKTAGKDVASEKNTYPALLTLDGAKIKRDWHYNQSIESLRHISSEPGLLDELAAYIVNRSK; translated from the coding sequence ATGACTTGTTTGCAAAATTTTACTGAACTGAATATTCCAGAAATAGACCGTCAATTGACCGAGCAAGTTCAGTCGATCAATGCACCTGAAATTTTGAAAGAAGCGATGAATTATTCATTGGCTGCAGGAGGCAAAAGGGTAAGGCCATTATTTTTACTGGCTGTCTTAGACTTTTTACAAGTTAAACATTCAGAAGCCTCTACAGTTGGAGCAGCTATTGAAATGGTTCATACCTATTCTCTAATCCATGATGACCTACCGAGCATGGATAATGATGATTACCGCCGTGGGAAATTAACTAACCATAAAGTTTATGGGGACGCGTTGGCGATTTTAGCTGGAGATGGATTGTTAACATATAGTTTTGGCGTACTTTCTCGTTTGAAAACAGTACCCGCAGAAGACAAACTGGAACTTATACAATTGATGAGCGAGGCTGCAGGAGCTGAAGGTATGGTTGGCGGACAAGTTTTGGATATTGAAAGCGAAAGAAAAATCATTTCTGTAGAAGAATTGGAAACCATACATATCAATAAAACGGGTGCTTTATTATCCTTTAGCATTTTAGCAGGTGCGATTTTGGCTTCGGCGGATGCCAGTACTAGAAAGGCGTTGCAAGATTTTGGTTTCCATATCGGACTGGCATTTCAAATTCAGGATGATATTTTGGATATAGAAGGAACCACAGAGTCATTAGGAAAAACTGCAGGAAAAGATGTTGCGAGTGAAAAAAATACGTACCCTGCATTATTAACACTGGATGGAGCGAAAATAAAACGTGATTGGCACTATAACCAATCTATCGAATCACTTCGCCACATTTCAAGTGAGCCTGGTCTATTGGATGAATTGGCTGCTTACATCGTTAATCGCAGCAAATAG
- a CDS encoding TlyA family RNA methyltransferase, translating into MIKTPKERVDVLLVERGLCETREKAKRAIMAGTVYTNELRLEKPGEKIAMDSPLQVKGNELRYVSRGGLKLEKALEFFQVNVKDKLMLDIGASTGGFTDCALQNGARHCYALDVGYNQLAWKIRQDERVTVMERTNFRYVTAADLAEGMPEFATIDVSFISLKLILPVLKTLLVPGSDVIALVKPQFEAGKANVGKKGVVRDPKVHINVLETIANFAQQTGFTLKNASFSPITGGEGNIEFLFHLIATEENETTFTEEHLKEIVREAHSQLS; encoded by the coding sequence ATGATAAAAACCCCAAAAGAAAGAGTCGATGTCCTTCTAGTGGAACGTGGACTTTGTGAAACAAGAGAAAAAGCAAAACGTGCAATTATGGCGGGAACCGTATATACGAATGAACTTCGTTTGGAAAAGCCAGGTGAAAAAATCGCAATGGATTCACCTTTGCAGGTAAAAGGTAATGAATTGCGCTATGTCAGCAGAGGCGGCTTGAAGCTTGAAAAGGCATTGGAATTCTTTCAAGTGAATGTTAAAGACAAACTGATGCTCGATATTGGAGCTTCAACTGGCGGTTTCACGGATTGTGCCCTGCAAAACGGAGCGCGCCACTGTTATGCGCTGGATGTTGGCTATAATCAGCTTGCATGGAAAATCCGACAAGATGAACGTGTCACGGTTATGGAACGTACCAATTTCCGATATGTAACGGCTGCCGACCTTGCAGAAGGGATGCCTGAATTCGCGACAATCGACGTTTCATTTATATCATTGAAGCTAATTCTGCCTGTATTAAAAACTTTGCTTGTACCTGGCAGTGATGTTATTGCGCTGGTAAAGCCTCAATTTGAAGCAGGAAAAGCAAATGTCGGAAAAAAAGGTGTCGTCCGCGATCCAAAAGTCCACATAAATGTGCTTGAAACAATCGCGAACTTTGCACAACAAACTGGTTTTACTCTAAAAAATGCTTCTTTTTCTCCGATTACGGGTGGGGAAGGGAATATAGAATTCCTTTTCCATTTAATAGCGACGGAAGAAAATGAAACAACCTTTACAGAGGAACATTTAAAAGAAATTGTGCGTGAAGCACATTCACAACTATCATGA
- a CDS encoding MarR family transcriptional regulator — translation MVRSQLDNENQNLTRSIQLLRSFSSIQKNMMRFVQKSAVENGLSIPQYTILMTIVIHKEMTQKNVGEKTFLPKSTLSQAVDGLVREGLLNRQQVEGNRREVLLSLSENGLARIKEIHMQENGIHQTFQSVAESLTDKQFEELLGTHQQITKHLEELGQEECSN, via the coding sequence ATGGTGAGGAGTCAATTGGACAATGAAAATCAAAATTTAACAAGGTCCATTCAATTATTACGTTCATTTTCGAGCATTCAAAAGAACATGATGAGGTTCGTCCAGAAGTCAGCGGTGGAAAATGGATTATCCATTCCCCAGTACACAATATTGATGACCATCGTCATCCATAAGGAAATGACTCAAAAAAACGTGGGCGAGAAAACCTTTCTCCCCAAAAGTACTCTGAGTCAAGCTGTAGATGGGTTGGTTCGGGAAGGTTTGCTGAACCGTCAACAAGTCGAAGGGAACCGACGGGAGGTTTTGTTGTCACTCAGCGAAAACGGATTGGCACGGATCAAAGAGATTCATATGCAAGAAAATGGCATTCACCAAACATTTCAATCGGTTGCGGAATCCCTGACTGATAAGCAATTCGAGGAACTGCTTGGTACCCATCAACAAATTACAAAGCATCTGGAAGAACTGGGACAAGAGGAGTGTTCAAATTGA